TATAATAGATATATTGATTCTCTACAGAGCATTCTACAGACTGAAAAATTGTTAGCTACTGATGAACCAATCCCTACAGTCACCACTTGCTGTAACTCAGGCAAATGTTTTAAGTATGAGGAATATTGGGATTTTACATATAAAACACCATAAAATGCATAACAATGCAAAAGAAAGATCTGCGCCTTCTGACGCACTGGTGGATGTAGTACAGGGAATTGAGCAGCTACCCAAAGGTGTGCCACGACCCATCCGTGCTAAGATCTCTGGCTGCTGCCAAATTGTCTTGATCTCTCGCGGCTCGGGAACAGCTATAGGCAGAAAGGATGTTGGCAGTGGATTAGTGCAGGGGAAGAGCTGCCTAGTTTCACTAACAGCCACAGCCGATCATGCGTAAGGAATATCCCCTAACAGCATGCTGAGCTTTGCCTTCCCCACCCAAGTCTGAAGCTGATGCCTCTGCTTGGAGCCGGTTATTTAAAAACAGTACTTAGAGCTGGGAAAGAAGCTTACAAGGAAGACATGACCCAGGAGACACATTTAGCTGGGTTCCCCAGTCCCAGTCCATCTCCCAAAGGCTCAAGACATTTCTTGCAGCCTGGAGTAGGAATCAGGATGGGGACAAGCtggcttttatcttttttttctgctacaaacatagcatgtaatttttttgtgcctcagtttctcctgtGTGGAAGCAGGTTAGTTAACAGAGCTAAGGAAGTGATTAAAAAATATCCATAAACATTCTATAACTTAAAATAATTGCTGATGCCTGTCTTTATCCATCTTTTGAGTTGCTCACCAAGTGGTCCTTAGCAAATGCTGGTACTGACAGCAGTCCTAGCAGTAAACATGGCATTCGTGAGAAGTGACGTGGAAATGTGCTTCCAGCATTCCCATCTGCATGGGAAACAGGATCTATTCCCGTCAAACCATCTATCCCAGCTTGTCCAGTACCAGCTGTCTCCACTAATGAGTCACAGAGACCAAGAATACACGGGCAAGAGGCAACTCCTCAGATTTGCTGGATGTAAAGTTAAGAGAAACAAGATAACTCACAGCTTGTTACTGACAGAAATCCCTCAAGCCCCGAACCACAGGCTGTGCTCTTTTGCTATGGCAAAGGGATGGAGCTCTGCAGCTCCTCCTTCATCCTGCCTTCCCCCAAGCTCAGGCTATTGAAATACAGGTTCTTGCTCTTGAAATACAAGCTGCCTCTCCCCACCGATTAAATATTTTGCTCCGGATTCTTGGGGCATCTCTTCCTTGTTACGTTTCATTCACAGCATTTTACggtgggctgcagcccccagtgcACTTAATTTAATATTGCTCAGGACTCTGTGCCTCTTCCCTGACCTTCCCGCGTCGGATGCTGGGCAGTCAGAGCAGCGAAGGCAGTGTGGGCTTACTAGGAGACAAAGCAGTTTGGCATTCAATGGAATTTAATTAGTGCGGGCTGCAAGGGACTTTACAGCCAATTCATGCCTATTTGTTAGCAGCCCTTTTCCAGTTATAACACGGCAGGTGCGCCTCTCCCTGTCTGGCCAGCTGAGCTGGATGGGGGACAGGAGAAGGAGGAGTGACCTCTGCAGGCATCAATTCCTCAGCTCTGCCGATGGGAAAAGCATCACCTCCAAGGACAGGGCACTAGGGGAAGCAGGGAACAGAGAATGGACCCCACAAGGGATGTTTTGCCTCCATGGCTGTGGGTTACAGGGCCTTCATTCGTCACTTTTCCCGGCTCTCTGCCCGCAGGAACAGAGCACAGTTCGGAAAGACG
The Rissa tridactyla isolate bRisTri1 chromosome 16, bRisTri1.patW.cur.20221130, whole genome shotgun sequence genome window above contains:
- the CORT gene encoding cortistatin isoform X1 translates to MGDRRRRSDLCRHQFLSSADGKSITSKDRALGEAGNREWTPQGMFCLHGCGLQGLHSSLFPALCPQEQSTVRKDAILKMLAGLLDSVDVGHEAASPDLEEEGKLEEERAVLGRLAQLSQRDRKAPCKNFFWKTFTSSLTS